One Loxodonta africana isolate mLoxAfr1 chromosome 8, mLoxAfr1.hap2, whole genome shotgun sequence DNA window includes the following coding sequences:
- the MIOS gene encoding GATOR2 complex protein MIOS isoform X3: protein MSGTKPDILWAPHQVDRFVVCDSELSLYHVESTVNSELKAGSLRLSEDSAATLLSINSDTPYMKCVAWYLNYDPECLLAVGQANGRVVLTSLGQDHNSKFKDLIGKEFVPKHARQCNTLAWNPLDSNWLAAGLDKHRADFSVLIWDICSKYTPDIVPMEKVRLSAGETETTLLVTKPLYELGQNDACLSLCWLPRDQKLLLAGMHRNLAIFDLRNTSQKMFVNTKAVQGVTVDPYFHDRVASFYEGQVAIWDLRKFEKPVLTLTEQPKPLTKVAWCPTRTGLLATLTRDSNIIRLYDMQHTPTPIGDETEPTIIERSVQPCDNYIASFAWHPTSQNRMIVVTPNRTMSDFTVFERISLAWSPITSLMWACGRHLYECAEEENDNSLEKDIATKMRLRALSRYGLDTEQVWRNHILAGNEDPQLKSLWYTLHFMKQYTEDMDQKSPGNKGSLVYAGIKSIIKSSLGMVESSRHNWSGLDKQADIQNLSEERILALQLCGWIKKGTDTDVGPFLNSLVQEGEWERAAAVALFNLDIRRAIQILNEGASSEKGDLNLNVVAMALSGYTDEKNSLWREMCGTLRLQLNNPYLCVMFAFLTSETGSYDGVLYENKVAVRDRVAFACKFLGDTQE, encoded by the exons ATGAGCGGTACCAAACCTGATATTTTGTGGGCACCACATCAGGTTGATAGATTTGTTGTATGTGACTCAGAACTGAGCCTTTATCATGTGGAATCTACTGTGAATTCAGAACTCAAAGCTGGATCATTACGTTTATCTGAAGACTCTGCAGCTACTTTACTATCAATAAATTCAGATACACCCTATATGAAATGTGTTGCCTGGTATCTCAATTATGATCCTGAATGTCTCCTGGCGGTTGGACAAGCTAATGGTCGAGTTGTTCTCACAAGTCTTGGTCAAGATCATAACTCAAAGTTCAAAGATTTGATAGGAAAAGAATTTGTACCAAAACATGCACGACAGTGCAATACACTTGCATGGAATCCATTGGATAGTAACTGGCTTGCTGCTGGTCTGGATAAACATAGAGCTGATTTTTCAGTGCTAATATGGGATATCTGTAGCAAATATACTCCTGATATAGTTCCCATGGAGAAAGTCAGACTTTCAGCAGGTGAAACTGAAACAACATTGTTAGTTACAAAACCACTTTATGAATTAGGGCAGAATGATGCTTgtctctctctttgttggcttccACGAGACCAGAAACTTCTGCTTGCTGGTATGCATCGTAACCTAGCTATATTTGATCTTCGGAATACAAGTCAGAAGATGTTTGTAAATACAAAAGCTGTTCAGGGGGTGACAGTAGACCCATACTTCCACGATCGTGTTGCTTCCTTCTACGAAGGTCAAGTTGCAATATGGGATCTTAGAAAATTTGAGAAACCAGTTTTGACTTTGACTGAGCAACCAAAGCCCTTAACAAAAGTAGCATGGTGTCCAACTAGGACTGGTCTGCTTGCCACATTAACAAGGGATAGTAATATTATTAGATTGTATGATATGCAACATACACCCACACCTATTGGGGATGAAACTGAACCCACAATAATTGAAAGAAGTGTGCAACCTTGTGATAATTACATTGCTTCCTTTGCATGGCATCCAACAAGTCAAAATCGAATGATAGTTGTAACTCCCAACCGAACCATGTCTGACTTCACAGTTTTTGAAAGAATATCTCTTGCCTGGAGCCCAATTACATCTTTAATGTGGGCTTGTGGTCGTCATTTGTATGAATGTGCAGAAGAAGAAAATGATAATTCTTTAGAAAAAGATATAGCAACAAAGATGCGCCTTCGGGCTTTATCAAGGTATGGACTTGATACAGAGCAGGTTTGGAGAAACCACATTTTAGCTGGAAATGAAGATCCACAGCTCAAGTCCCTGTGGTATACTCTGCACT TTATGAAGCAGTATACAGAAGATATGGATCAGAAATCTCCGGGCAACAAAGGATCATTGGTTTATGCTGGAATTAAATCAATCATAAAATCTTCTTTGG gaatggTGGAAAGCAGCCGACATAATTGGAGTGGATTAGATAAGCAAGCTGATATTCAAAATTTAAGTGAAGAGAGAATCTTAGCTTTACAGCTTTGCGGGTGGATAAAGAAGGGAACAGATACAGATGTGGGGCCATTCTTGAACTCCCTTGTACAAGAGGGGGAAtgggagagagcagctgctgtgGCGTTGTTCAACTTGGATATTCGACGAGCAATTCAAATCCTGAACGAAGGGGCATCTTCAGAGAAAG GAGATCTGAACCTCAATGTGGTAGCCATGGCATTATCAGGTTATACGGATGAGAAGAACTCCCTTTGGAGAGAGATGTGCGGCACTCTACGATTACAGCTGAACAATCCGTATTTGTGTGTCATGTTTGCTTTTCTGACGAGCGAAACAGGATCTTATGATGGAGTTTTG TATGAAAACAAAGTTGCAGTACGTGACAGAGTAGCATTTGCTTGTAAATTCCTTGGTGATACTCAG GAGTGA